The Paenibacillus sp. MBLB1832 genome has a window encoding:
- the fahA gene encoding fumarylacetoacetase, with protein MVRSFIDVEPDSHFPIQNLPYGVFRPLKGGQPRIGVAIGNYVLDLAQLDSAGYFDQTAVSGKNIFSQPSLNALMSYSRPVWKELRLTIRRLLDVEEPALRDNKGLRATALYLQNDVELLLPVEIGDYTDFYASKDHATNVGTMFRGKENALMPNWLHLPVGYHGRASSIVISGTDVRRPQGQMKPLDSAPPIFGLSRQLDFELEVGCLIGTGNEQGLPVSIEKAEDYIFGLVLVNDWSARDIQSWEYQPLGPFLAKNFATSISPWVVPFEALEPFRVPAPKQDPEPLPYLRQNSPGSFNIQLEVYLQSDAMKRRNRISASNFSYLYWTMAQQIAHHTIGGCNLRPGDLLASGTISGPAKDSRGCMLELTWRGSEPLQLENGDERTWLEDGDTITMTGWCQGDGYRVGFGEVTGRVLPAALS; from the coding sequence ATGGTCCGTTCTTTTATTGACGTGGAGCCAGATTCGCATTTTCCTATACAAAACCTGCCATATGGTGTATTTCGTCCCCTTAAAGGCGGACAGCCGCGAATCGGCGTAGCGATCGGGAACTATGTGCTGGATCTGGCCCAGTTAGACAGTGCTGGATATTTTGACCAAACGGCAGTGTCCGGCAAAAACATATTCAGTCAGCCATCGTTGAATGCGTTAATGTCCTATAGCCGTCCAGTTTGGAAGGAACTTCGGTTGACGATTAGGCGTCTGCTGGATGTGGAAGAACCCGCATTACGTGATAACAAAGGACTACGAGCCACAGCCCTGTATCTTCAAAACGACGTTGAGTTGCTGCTGCCTGTAGAGATTGGCGATTATACAGACTTCTATGCTTCCAAAGATCATGCAACGAATGTTGGCACCATGTTCCGTGGCAAGGAGAATGCGCTTATGCCGAACTGGCTGCATCTGCCCGTCGGTTATCACGGGAGAGCCAGCTCCATCGTGATCAGCGGCACGGATGTCCGTCGCCCGCAAGGACAGATGAAGCCGCTGGACTCGGCTCCGCCTATTTTCGGATTGAGCCGTCAGCTAGACTTCGAATTGGAAGTGGGCTGTCTGATTGGAACAGGAAATGAACAAGGTTTGCCGGTCTCAATTGAAAAAGCAGAAGATTATATATTTGGGCTTGTACTCGTCAATGATTGGAGCGCGCGGGATATCCAATCGTGGGAATACCAGCCGCTAGGCCCTTTCCTAGCCAAAAACTTTGCTACCTCGATATCGCCATGGGTCGTGCCTTTTGAAGCCTTAGAACCATTTCGTGTTCCTGCTCCGAAGCAGGATCCTGAGCCGCTTCCCTATTTGCGGCAGAACTCTCCAGGCTCTTTCAATATCCAGTTGGAGGTTTATTTGCAGAGCGATGCCATGAAGCGACGGAACCGTATCTCAGCCAGCAACTTCAGCTATTTGTATTGGACGATGGCACAGCAGATTGCTCATCATACGATAGGCGGCTGCAATTTACGGCCCGGGGATTTGTTGGCTTCCGGAACGATTAGCGGTCCTGCGAAGGACTCACGAGGCTGCATGTTGGAATTAACATGGCGTGGCAGCGAGCCGCTGCAATTGGAGAATGGCGATGAACGTACTTGGCTGGAGGATGGCGACACAATAACGATGACTGGCTGGTGTCAGGGAGACGGATATAGAGTCGGCTTCGGCGAGGTGACTGGCCGAGTGCTGCCAGCCGCTCTAAGCTAA
- the hppD gene encoding 4-hydroxyphenylpyruvate dioxygenase: MKKEALSKNKKQQDFFPIHDFDYVEMYVGNAKQTSYFLSRAFGFKIIAYAGLETGQRDKVSYVLEQKKTRFVVTGSLQDDHPVSDFVKKHGEGVKDIALRVVDVEKAYMEAVSRGAIPIHKPQVLTDENGIVIKAMIGTYGDTVHSLVERKNYKGIFMPGYQPIDHVIPYEETGLIGVDHVVGNVEQMEAWVSYYENVMGFTQMIHFDDKDISTEYSALMSKVMHNGGRIKFPLNEPATGKRKSQIEEYLEFNNGAGVQHVAILTNDILDTVQKLRINGVEFLDTPDAYYEMLSERVGTIDEDLQKLQENKILVDRDDEGYLLQIFTKPIVDRPTLFFEIIQRKGSRGFGEGNFKALFESIEREQARRGNL; this comes from the coding sequence ATGAAAAAGGAAGCTTTGAGCAAAAACAAAAAGCAGCAGGATTTCTTCCCGATTCATGACTTTGATTATGTCGAAATGTATGTTGGGAATGCCAAGCAAACAAGTTACTTTTTGAGCAGAGCTTTTGGTTTCAAAATTATTGCTTATGCAGGGTTGGAAACTGGTCAACGGGATAAAGTGTCTTATGTGCTCGAACAGAAGAAGACTCGGTTTGTCGTAACTGGTTCGCTCCAAGATGATCATCCGGTCAGCGATTTTGTGAAAAAGCATGGCGAAGGCGTAAAAGACATTGCACTCCGTGTAGTAGATGTTGAAAAGGCTTACATGGAGGCTGTCTCTAGAGGGGCTATCCCGATTCATAAGCCGCAAGTTTTAACGGATGAAAACGGGATAGTGATAAAAGCAATGATAGGAACTTACGGCGATACGGTGCATTCGCTTGTGGAAAGAAAGAATTACAAGGGGATTTTCATGCCTGGTTATCAGCCCATTGACCATGTGATTCCTTATGAAGAAACAGGCCTGATTGGCGTCGATCACGTTGTTGGAAATGTGGAACAAATGGAAGCGTGGGTTTCCTATTACGAGAACGTCATGGGTTTTACGCAAATGATCCACTTTGATGATAAGGATATCAGTACAGAGTACTCAGCGCTCATGTCGAAAGTCATGCATAATGGGGGACGAATTAAATTCCCTCTGAACGAACCGGCAACCGGAAAGCGTAAATCGCAGATTGAAGAGTACCTTGAATTTAATAATGGCGCAGGTGTTCAGCATGTCGCGATATTGACCAACGATATTCTGGATACCGTGCAAAAGCTTCGCATTAACGGCGTCGAATTCCTTGACACTCCGGATGCCTACTATGAGATGCTTTCCGAACGCGTAGGTACGATCGATGAAGACCTTCAAAAGCTTCAAGAAAATAAGATTCTGGTTGATCGTGACGATGAAGGTTATTTATTGCAAATTTTCACAAAGCCTATCGTAGACCGTCCAACTTTATTTTTCGAAATCATTCAGCGCAAAGGATCGAGAGGCTTCGGCGAAGGCAATTTTAAAGCATTGTTTGAATCGATTGAAAGAGAACAGGCGCGACGAGGAAATCTGTAA
- a CDS encoding DUF4846 domain-containing protein, translating into MNKWITITGLSALLLSSCSAADSVSSTKSHKQQLIHAEGTNVMERIAVPNGYERVPVEHGSYGDYFRNLPLKPHGSKVHLYNGELKSKEVYEAVLDVDVGERDLQQCADAVMRLRAEYLYGSGKQDQIHFNFTNGFKADYATWRKGNRIEVSGNKVSWAKRGAASDSYEVFRSYLNMVFAYAGTLSLSKEMKQVPLSEMQAGDVFLEGGSPGHAIVVLDMAKNPETGEKLFMLAQGYTPAQEIHILENMANGKGNPWYSTSFEGKLNSPEWTFTKEQLYRFTE; encoded by the coding sequence ATGAATAAATGGATAACGATTACTGGCCTTTCTGCGCTGCTGCTTAGTTCCTGCTCCGCCGCGGATTCGGTTTCGAGCACGAAGTCCCACAAACAACAATTGATTCATGCGGAAGGAACCAATGTGATGGAAAGGATAGCTGTTCCTAACGGTTATGAAAGGGTTCCTGTTGAGCATGGGTCCTATGGCGATTATTTTCGGAATCTGCCTCTGAAGCCGCATGGCTCCAAGGTGCATTTGTATAATGGGGAGCTTAAGTCCAAAGAGGTTTACGAAGCTGTGCTCGATGTGGATGTAGGGGAGCGGGACCTGCAGCAGTGCGCTGATGCGGTTATGAGGCTGAGGGCCGAATACCTGTACGGCAGTGGCAAGCAAGATCAGATTCATTTCAACTTTACTAATGGCTTTAAAGCTGACTATGCAACATGGAGGAAAGGAAATCGGATTGAAGTTTCCGGCAACAAAGTTTCATGGGCAAAACGGGGAGCGGCTTCTGACAGCTACGAGGTGTTTCGAAGCTATTTGAACATGGTATTTGCGTACGCGGGAACATTGTCCTTGTCGAAGGAAATGAAGCAGGTTCCGCTGTCAGAAATGCAGGCTGGCGATGTGTTTCTGGAAGGGGGCAGCCCAGGTCATGCCATCGTTGTTTTGGATATGGCTAAGAACCCTGAGACCGGTGAAAAGCTCTTTATGTTAGCTCAGGGCTACACGCCTGCGCAAGAAATCCACATTCTAGAGAATATGGCTAACGGGAAGGGGAATCCTTGGTATTCCACTTCATTTGAGGGGAAGTTGAATTCCCCCGAATGGACATTTACGAAGGAACAACTGTATAGGTTCACAGAATAG
- the mreB gene encoding rod shape-determining protein — protein sequence MFKQFDKCYGIDLGTSNTVIFEKGKGIVLNEPSVVAFHHDTGELLAAGSEAQSMIGRSPAHVEITYPLKNGVIANFDKTSIMLKYFIKKIQGRPSFFRGSQIYISVPCGITNVQKRAIEETIIHKGGKKAIVVEEPLAAALGAGLRLDEPIGHLVLDIGGGTCQVAVLSLGGIVASHTINRAGLSIDRDIMDYVKRQYNMEIGERTAEFIKTQIGTASTTTDERTLDIRGRDLVNGLPRSIRLVSSEIYMVINDFLVTLIDAIRATLELCPPELAGDVMEQGILLCGGGALLEGIADRIRAETGVAVHIADQPLECTALGTGMMLGAYKSKIKPVSQIDTAAEDTAV from the coding sequence ATGTTCAAACAGTTTGATAAATGTTATGGAATTGACCTAGGTACTTCGAACACCGTTATTTTCGAAAAGGGTAAAGGAATCGTGCTTAACGAACCATCCGTTGTTGCCTTTCATCACGATACGGGTGAATTGCTTGCCGCAGGTTCTGAAGCACAGTCAATGATTGGCCGCTCCCCTGCCCATGTAGAGATTACGTATCCGTTGAAAAATGGTGTCATCGCTAATTTTGACAAGACAAGCATTATGTTGAAATATTTTATTAAAAAGATCCAAGGCAGACCCTCTTTTTTTCGCGGTTCTCAGATTTACATCTCGGTGCCATGCGGCATTACGAATGTACAGAAACGGGCGATTGAGGAAACTATCATTCACAAAGGGGGCAAAAAGGCGATCGTCGTCGAGGAACCACTTGCGGCAGCCCTTGGTGCAGGACTTAGGCTCGACGAACCCATCGGTCACTTAGTACTGGATATCGGGGGTGGGACATGCCAAGTAGCCGTCCTCTCGCTTGGAGGAATCGTTGCCAGCCACACGATAAACCGTGCAGGCTTGTCGATTGATCGTGACATTATGGATTACGTGAAACGGCAATATAATATGGAAATCGGGGAACGAACAGCCGAGTTCATCAAGACACAAATTGGCACGGCCAGCACCACAACAGACGAACGAACACTGGACATACGAGGACGCGATTTAGTTAATGGATTGCCACGATCCATTCGGTTAGTCTCTAGTGAAATTTACATGGTGATCAACGATTTCTTAGTGACTTTGATCGATGCGATTCGAGCAACCTTAGAGCTTTGTCCTCCTGAGCTTGCAGGCGATGTCATGGAACAAGGCATCCTATTATGTGGTGGAGGCGCGTTACTGGAAGGTATCGCTGATCGAATCCGAGCTGAAACAGGTGTTGCCGTTCATATCGCGGATCAACCGCTTGAATGTACCGCATTAGGTACGGGGATGATGCTTGGCGCATATAAAAGTAAGATCAAACCCGTATCGCAGATCGATACAGCTGCAGAAGATACGGCAGTATAA